A segment of the Ipomoea triloba cultivar NCNSP0323 chromosome 1, ASM357664v1 genome:
GAGATTTACTACCTCTCTGGGTTGAGGCTCAAGCTAAGGCTGACTTTGTTTAAATCCTTCACCCCTTCACTCTGATGAGTAGTTGTTGGACATGGATGGGAAGGAAACAGATGGGCAGTGTTCTCTCTGGTTTCTGAATTCTGGGACGAAAGTCGGAGGGAAAGAGCTTGTTCCACATTGGTTTTAACGAGGGAACTCGAAAAGCCAGCTTCCCTCATGACTTTCCCCACACTAGGATCATCCAAGACGGAGATGATGAGCTGCTCCACCTCTATCTTCACAGGCGGAACGAGCTGGTTCTGGTGCTGATGGCTCTCTATCGCGCCTCGCCTCTGGTGAGCCTGGGCGCGCTTGAAGGCCGCCAAGAGCGCGTTGGAAAGGGAGAGGTGTTGGGCAGGAGAGGCGGGGAGGCGGTTGAGTGCAACGTTGAAGCAGAGCTCCAAGGCTTTGCAGTGGAGGGGGTGGGAATGGGAGCGAAGGCAGGCGGCTCGAAGAAGGccatttgaagaagaagaacctgCAAGGAGGGTGTTGGCCACATGGAGAGGTGTGACTTGGGAGTGGCCTCTCTGCCTAGCAAGAACCATAGCTTGGTTTACAACACTTAATGCCTCTAAACTCAGACCTTGCTGCACAGTACAGCCTCTTGTTCTCATGTTTCTGCACAGATTTTTTAGTTGCAGAGCTAGGAGATAGAGATTGGGAATTTAACTATGGAGAAGAATAGTTAATGGATTGTTCCTTGCATATCTATATCTATTCTTGTatgtgggggggggggagtgGGTGGTGGGTAGGTCACTTAGGTGCTGTTCTTCTTTTATTGAAGTTGAGATAATCAATTTTGTGGAACCAAAAAGGCAATTTGGAAGCAGAAAGTGGAATGCAAGTGTTGACAAGGAGGAGGAATGCACTAGGATCAAAGCAAGTTACCACAACTTTACTATCTTTATTAAAATACTatacatgaaaataaaataaagttagaACCCTTATTAAGTTTGAAGAGAATAAATGTAAAAGTGGAACTTTACTTTTATCAAGTCTTTTTCTTTAATCTTAATACAATCACAAAGACAAAACTACCCTGCAAGAAAATACTATACATAATATCAGGAGACCAACTATAACAAACTCCAAAAGTTGAAACATTGAGGAGACATTGGTCataatacaaatattttattatgcaACTTCTATTGAAAGGAAGAAACCTTATATTTGATTGCATATCAACACATCCGCCCATAAGCAAGGATACACACTTGTAACCATAAGGTCACAAGTTCAAATTCTTGCCCCTTGATTTAAGCCAGTTAGCTATGAGTAACCTAaactggtttacttccttgtggttctttgccggctagggtcacaagctAAGATTTATTCACACTCGAAAAGGGTTGTGGGAtttccctcgtcatccaaaaaaaagaaGGGTCACAATGTAATTGTATACAATCAACTATATACTAACTACAAGAGTCTCAAAGTCAGTCATTAGTGCTTGAATGTTTTATCAGATACCTTTTCTGCATAAACATGAGAGAGATATGAACATTACTAGCTGTTGTATATTTAGCGAGATACACTGAAAGGAAATCTATCACACTGAAAATCCAATGGAATGGCTACAAAAGGGGAAAACTCTACTAGTTTTTTTTGTAGCATTCAATGGATTATGAAGGGATGTTCTGAAGAAATGTAGTTAGCATTCCCTCCACGACAGACCTCTGCTTGTTTATTTCCTTGAGTACCATCGCGTAAGCAGTATTGCAAACCTGAGCATCTGGAAACCGTAGTATCCATCTGTTCCCGGGCTCACGAATGCAAGGACTTGAGTCATGGCCTCTAGTTTGGATTGAACTGAACCTTGGTTTGGTGTCTCTGAGACGAAGGAGCAACCAAGTTGGTTGGTTCTCAACTATACTCAGCtgtttgaaagttgaaagtaaTAGTTAAAGATGAGTGTTGGCTATATTACAAGTTTCTGGCAGAGATTAAAGTGATAGACACAACACTTATGGTGAAGTATTACATAAAAGCACAATTGAATAAGCATATCAT
Coding sequences within it:
- the LOC116018375 gene encoding protein SMAX1-LIKE 3-like — encoded protein: MRTRGCTVQQGLSLEALSVVNQAMVLARQRGHSQVTPLHVANTLLAGSSSSNGLLRAACLRSHSHPLHCKALELCFNVALNRLPASPAQHLSLSNALLAAFKRAQAHQRRGAIESHQHQNQLVPPVKIEVEQLIISVLDDPSVGKVMREAGFSSSLVKTNVEQALSLRLSSQNSETRENTAHLFPSHPCPTTTHQSEGVKDLNKVSLSLSLNPESHLETMKPQSKKFEDGSSRRMIENGEIKLSCCAECSAMFEAEALSIQNTISNTESSVSSLPSWLRDENSRLNSNDDQKCMSMELLCKKWNSICHSVHKQCPNPILDPKEQWRENQGFETSLRIYIPEHTNLGNMCSFNPNPSPSSSNAMEVEYIPRKETTRAHCGSLDLNICIYEHHDAF